A single window of Polyodon spathula isolate WHYD16114869_AA chromosome 2, ASM1765450v1, whole genome shotgun sequence DNA harbors:
- the LOC121298629 gene encoding proepiregulin-like has translation MADYRAFLSLIGLHLLQSVCSTTPFPSCGPGQLECTTAVTATSIETPRVERVQTEKCAAELDAFCFHGECMFLVDLNVHSCRCDAGFTGERCAHSELVFQPMSKGYILLAVMCTVLFLTALAITFYFFYKWFKKNKCTSTEKKYQEIQLA, from the exons ATGGCTGACTACAGAGCTTTTCTGTCATTAATAG GTCTTCACCTGCTGCAAAGTGTTTGCAGTACAACTCCCTTTCCATCATGTGGCCCAGGACAATTGGAATGTACAACAGCAG tcaCAGCTACTTCAATTGAGACACCTCGTGTGGAAAGAGTACAAACAGAAAAATGTGCAGCAGAACTGGATGCATTTTGCTTTCATGGAGAGTGCATGTTTCTTGTGGACTTAAATGTACATTCTTGCAG GTGTGATGCCGGCTTTACTGGCGAAAGATGCGCTCATTCAGAACTTGTCTTCCAGCCAATGAGTAAAGGATATATTCTTTTAGCTGTCatgtgtacagttttatttttgacagctCTGGCAATTACATTTTACTTCTTCTACAAATG gtttaaaaagaataaatgcaCCTCAACAGAGAAAAAGTACCAGGAAATTCAACTTGCATGA